From Daphnia pulicaria isolate SC F1-1A chromosome 11, SC_F0-13Bv2, whole genome shotgun sequence, the proteins below share one genomic window:
- the LOC124315411 gene encoding lactosylceramide 4-alpha-galactosyltransferase-like isoform X1, whose amino-acid sequence MGRWTFNNLALGSQGFAYLSCIWRHREVKNILTVSLLVAFLYFLLMLTTGAGRDEQIYARELGLKIRIIKWLPGGETERGDSNRRIFFHETSGRSDLGLRQTCTVESAAKNNPGRPIQVFMTADRLDYSSPWLEVLQNYPNVSIVMIDPRSYFAETPLDGWYNEGEWRKSMYSVVHLSDYIRVLTLLKGGGMYMDLDIITLKSLDEKLLRNFFLFETEEMKLLTNSVLHLERGHWLIDEMIQRLVKYYDPNEYMWHGPSMISNIMSRKCGVKRGQPNSNNCTDVHILPHYKFAPISNNGWEILFGDATPDRLAQVTNGSYGVHCWSGKSKEEQLKVHSNQVYSVLAREHCPLTVAFGAADFLA is encoded by the exons ATGGGACGTTGGACATTCAACAATTTGGCG CTCGGCTCGCAAGGATTCGCCTACCTCAGTTGCATTTGGCGTCACCGGGAAGTCAAGAACATCCTGACCGTCTCCTTGCTAGTGGCGTTCCTCTACTTCCTCCTGATGCTCACCACAGGTGCTGGCCGAGATGAGCAGATTTACGCCCGCGAGCTCGGATTGAAAATCCGCATCATCAAGTGGCTTCCGGGCGGCGAAACGGAACGTGGCGATTCCAACCGGCGCATCTTTTTCCACGAGACGAGCGGCAGGAGCGATTTGGGATTGCGTCAAACTTGCACGGTCGAATCGGCGGCCAAAAACAATCCCGGCCGACCCATCCAAGTTTTCATGACGGCCGATCGACTGGATTATTCCAGTCCCTGGTTGGAAGTCCTTCAAAATTACCCGAACGTGTCGATCGTCATGATCGATCCTCGATCCTATTTCGCCGAGACTCCGCTGGATGGATGGTACAACGAGGGAGAATGGCGGAAGAGTATGTACAGCGTCGTCCACCTGTCGGATTACATCCGCGTGTTAACTCTGCTCAAAGGTGGCGGCATGTACATGGACCTGGACATCATCACGCTGAAATCGCTGGATGAGAAACTGTTGCGgaattttttcctgtttgaaACGGAGGAGATGAAATTGTTGACCAATTCCGTTTTGCACCTGGAGCGCGGCCATTGGCTGATCGATGAAATGATCCAGCGGCTAGTCAAGTATTATGATCCCAACGAATACATGTGGCACGGCCCGTCCATGATCAGCAACATCATGAGCCGGAAGTGCGGAGTCAAACGCGGCCAGCCCAACTCCAACAACTGCACAGACGTTCATATTTTGCCGCACTACAAATTTGCGCCAATTTCAAACAACGGATGGGAGATCCTGTTTGGTGACGCTACCCCGGATAGACTGGCCCAGGTCACCAACGGAAGTTACGGCGTCCATTGCTGGAGTGGCAAATCCAAGGAGGAACAATTAAAAGTCCATTCAAATCAAGTGTACTCGGTTCTTGCTCGTGAGCACTGTCCTCTGACCGTCGCCTTCGGAGCAGCCGATTTTTTGGCTTAA
- the LOC124315485 gene encoding mitochondrial glycine transporter A-like isoform X1: protein MAKCQQTQSRRQLARLSSDNKYDYKAEMCSTRKKRHVSFLGAFVSGASSGACSTVLFQPFDVVKTRLQENAAFGQSTQQRRGMMQVFGHIVQKEGPKTLWSGLIPSLWRCVPGVAIYFTSLEVMQSILLEGGNKPLDPWHALVVAASARCVAGVLLMPFTVIKTRFESGHFKYKNVAEALSSIYRLEGGRGLMTGLGATLARDVPFSAVYYAVYTQLKQLQPGSTMGKSFSCGLVAGIVASVVTHPADVVKTSMQLFPSRYQHRTREAVLSVYRRLGVKGFFSGLMPRLVRRSLVSALSWTVYDKVMHSFQVA from the exons ATGGCCAAATGTCAACAAACGCAGAGCAGACGACAACTAGCTCGTCTGTCCAGTGATAACAAATATGACTATAAAGCTGAAATGTGTAGCACTAGGAAAAAACGGCAT GTTTCATTTTTAGGTGCATTTGTATCTGGTGCATCATCTGGGGCTTGTTCCACAGTTCTGTTTCAGCCTTTTGATGTGGTCAAGACTCGATTGCAAGAAAATGCCGCTTTCGGACAAAGCACTCAGCAAAG GAGAGGCATGATGCAGGTATTCGGCCACATTGTACAGAAGGAAGGACCCAAAACGTTATGGTCTGGATTAATCCCA TCCTTGTGGAGATGCGTGCCTGGAGTAGCCATATATTTCACATCCCTCGAAGTCATGCAAAGCATTCTTCTCGAGGGAGGAAACAAGCCTTTAGATCCTTGGCACGCTCTGGTTGTTGCAGCCTCTGCCCGATGTGTGGCTGGAGTTTTGTTGATGCCTTTCACTGTGATCAAAACTCGTTTCGAG AGTGGGCACTTTAAGTACAAAAACGTGGCTGAAGCTCTGTCTTCCATCTACCGCTTAGAGGGTGGGCGCGGGCTGATGACAGGCCTGGGAGCAACACTCGCGAGGGATGTCCCGTTTTCGGCCGTCTACTACGCAGTTTACACTCAACTCAAACAACTCCAGCCGGGA TCGACCATGGGCAAGAGCTTCAGTTGTGGACTTGTGGCGGGCATCGTCGCCTCCGTGGTTACTCATCCGGCCGACGTCGTCAAGACTTCTATGCAGCTTTTCCCGTCACGCTATCAGCACCGCACACGGGAAGCTGTCCTCTCTGTTTACCGCCGCCTGGGAGTTAAAGGTTTCTTTTCCGGTCTGATGCCTCGCCTAGTCCGCCGAAGCCTCGTCTCCGCCTTATCCTGGACCGTCTACGACAAA GTCATGCATTCGTTTCAAGTGGCCTAG
- the LOC124316021 gene encoding DNA-directed RNA polymerase II subunit RPB1-like — translation MYGIQLKSYLHLALLCATISLSWCGSDYTPASYTVTGDTSPPGDGYALKQIVNYEYAIDDYYGNKQSKKETINGVEYTAVGEYKTLLPDGKTQVVTYESGPYGHLANVSYEKGKTYAPAPSYTPAPPAPVYTTEAPVYTTTTPAYTTEYTTATPVSTTEYTTTTPAYTTTTPVYTTTTPVYTTTTPDYTTTTPVYTTTTPVYTTTTPVYTTEYTTTTPVYTTTTPVYTTTTPVYTTEYTTTTPDYTTTTPVYTTTTPVYTTTTPVYTTTTPVYTTPTPVSTTEYTTTTPDYTTTTPVYTTTTPVYTTTTPVSTTEYTTTTPAYTTTTPVYTTTTPVYTTTTPVYTTEYTTTTPATTTPVYTTPAPVYTTTPAPYRPPAYSPPAYTPPAYTPPAYTPPAYTPPAYSTPAPYKAPLIAPYVHTKTSVHYVKVPYVAPAPAPYYAPAPTYETTTTYAPSTYAPSTYAPTTYAPITYAPTYAPAPAYAAPSYSAPAPSYPAYPPYAISSYPAPVPQYPAPTAPVKSIMHYPQFHPSMDVAPTPMMSGYGRR, via the exons ATGTACGGAATACAATTGAAAAGCTATCTGCACCTTGCTCTGCTTTGCGCCACCATCAGCTTGAGCTGGTGCGGATCCGACTACACTCCGGCCAGTTACACAGTCACCGGAGATACTTCCCCGCCAGGCGACGGTTACGCACTG AAACAAATTGTCAACTACGAGTACGCCATCGACGACTATTACGGTAACAAACAATCCAAGAAGGAAACCATCAATGGAGTTGAATACACGGCAGTTGGAGAGTACAAAACTCTCCTTCCGGATGGCAAGACCCAGGTGGTGACTTACGAATCGGGACCTTACGGTCATCTGGCTAACGTGTCTTACGAGAAGGGCAAGACCTATGCACCGGCTCCATCTTACACTCCGGCGCCACCCGCTCCAGTCTACACTACAGAGGCTCCAGTTTATACTACAACTACACCAGCTTACACCACAGAGTATACCACCGCTACACCCGTTTCCACGACCGAGTACACTACAACTACACCGGCTTACACTACCACTACACCAGTTtacactactactacacccgTTTACACTACCACTACACCGGATTACACTACCACTACACCGGTTtacactactactacaccggtttacactactactacacccgTTTACACGACCGAGTACACTACCACTACTCCGGTCTACACAACAACTACCCCCGTCtacactactactacacccgTTTATACGACCGAGTACACTACAACTACGCCGGATTACACTACCACTACACCGGTTTACACTACCACTACACCAGTTtacactactactacacccgtttacactactactacacccgTTTACACTACTCCTACACCCGTTTCCACGACCGAGTACACTACAACTACGCCGGATTACACTACCACTACACCGGTTtacactactactacaccggtttacactactactacacccgTTTCCACGACCGAGTACACTACAACTACACCAGCTTACACCACCACTACACCAGTTtacactactactacacccgTCTACACCACTACTACACCGGTTTACACTACAGAGTATACTACCACTACACCAGCTACTACTACACCGGTTTACACTACTCCAGCTCCCGTGTATACTACTACTCCGGCTCCATACAGACCACCTGCCTACAGCCCTCCAGCGTACACACCACCAGCTTACACTCCTCCGGCCTACACTCCTCCGGCTTACACTCCACCAGCCTACAGCACACCGGCTCCTTACAAGGCACCACTTATTGCACCATACGTACACACGAAAACGTCGGTTCACTACGTAAAAGTACCTTACGTCGCTCCAGCTCCGGCTCCTTATTACGCACCAGCTCCTACCTACGAAACTACCACCACTTACGCTCCTTCTACCTATGCCCCTTCTACTTACGCTCCTACCACTTATGCCCCTATCACTTATGCCCCTACCTATGCCCCAGCTCCTGCTTACGCTGCACCATCTTACAGCGCTCCCGCTCCTTCATATCCTGCATATCCCCCCTACGCCATTTCATCTTACCCTGCTCCCGTTCCTCAATACCCTGCTCCGACTGCTCCAGTTAAATCCATTATGCATTATCCACAATTCCATCCATCTATGGATGTGGCTCCGACACCCATGATGTCCGGCTACGGTAGACGATAG
- the LOC124315679 gene encoding uncharacterized protein LOC124315679, which translates to MASASSSSAKLLYGDSKARINQRVRYTIDGIGSLSRNLIRSSKSSETLMQSAKLTSQQEHILEAADLSLRKMQVLVTHLGYQLESIESNAKAFADVREQFQGLQD; encoded by the exons atggcctccgcttcttcttccagtgCGAAATTACTCTACGGCGATTCGAAAGCCAGAATTAATCAAAGAGTCAGATACACAATCGATGGAATCGGTTCCTTGTCCAGAAATCTCATCAGATCTTCAAAATCTTCCGAAACTTTGATGCAATCTGCCAAATTAACCAGTCAGCAAGAACACATCCTCGAAGCAGCCGATTTG aGTCTTAGGAAAATGCAAGTACTTGTGACACATTTGGGCTACCAGCTGGAGTCGATTGAAAGCAATGCCAAAGCGTTTGCTGATGTCAGAGAGCAATTCCAGGGACTCCAAGACTGA
- the LOC124315411 gene encoding lactosylceramide 4-alpha-galactosyltransferase-like isoform X2 — MLTTGAGRDEQIYARELGLKIRIIKWLPGGETERGDSNRRIFFHETSGRSDLGLRQTCTVESAAKNNPGRPIQVFMTADRLDYSSPWLEVLQNYPNVSIVMIDPRSYFAETPLDGWYNEGEWRKSMYSVVHLSDYIRVLTLLKGGGMYMDLDIITLKSLDEKLLRNFFLFETEEMKLLTNSVLHLERGHWLIDEMIQRLVKYYDPNEYMWHGPSMISNIMSRKCGVKRGQPNSNNCTDVHILPHYKFAPISNNGWEILFGDATPDRLAQVTNGSYGVHCWSGKSKEEQLKVHSNQVYSVLAREHCPLTVAFGAADFLA; from the coding sequence ATGCTCACCACAGGTGCTGGCCGAGATGAGCAGATTTACGCCCGCGAGCTCGGATTGAAAATCCGCATCATCAAGTGGCTTCCGGGCGGCGAAACGGAACGTGGCGATTCCAACCGGCGCATCTTTTTCCACGAGACGAGCGGCAGGAGCGATTTGGGATTGCGTCAAACTTGCACGGTCGAATCGGCGGCCAAAAACAATCCCGGCCGACCCATCCAAGTTTTCATGACGGCCGATCGACTGGATTATTCCAGTCCCTGGTTGGAAGTCCTTCAAAATTACCCGAACGTGTCGATCGTCATGATCGATCCTCGATCCTATTTCGCCGAGACTCCGCTGGATGGATGGTACAACGAGGGAGAATGGCGGAAGAGTATGTACAGCGTCGTCCACCTGTCGGATTACATCCGCGTGTTAACTCTGCTCAAAGGTGGCGGCATGTACATGGACCTGGACATCATCACGCTGAAATCGCTGGATGAGAAACTGTTGCGgaattttttcctgtttgaaACGGAGGAGATGAAATTGTTGACCAATTCCGTTTTGCACCTGGAGCGCGGCCATTGGCTGATCGATGAAATGATCCAGCGGCTAGTCAAGTATTATGATCCCAACGAATACATGTGGCACGGCCCGTCCATGATCAGCAACATCATGAGCCGGAAGTGCGGAGTCAAACGCGGCCAGCCCAACTCCAACAACTGCACAGACGTTCATATTTTGCCGCACTACAAATTTGCGCCAATTTCAAACAACGGATGGGAGATCCTGTTTGGTGACGCTACCCCGGATAGACTGGCCCAGGTCACCAACGGAAGTTACGGCGTCCATTGCTGGAGTGGCAAATCCAAGGAGGAACAATTAAAAGTCCATTCAAATCAAGTGTACTCGGTTCTTGCTCGTGAGCACTGTCCTCTGACCGTCGCCTTCGGAGCAGCCGATTTTTTGGCTTAA
- the LOC124315417 gene encoding ervatamin-B-like, whose product MTGFTMKLLTLFLCLSLTVLAFVSSADVKDDVDVSMVKFKKFKNRYRKKYSKGAQCSYYRRWKNRKKMVFKHNQAALLGNSSFTLVDNQFADETVEEWNSLLGLVIPGQFNLKKLGIKDLTAVDPNKSAEDRQVISSTITIPSSLDLRRHRCMPPIKSQLTCGACWAFIATTSVEFQSCLKNKTSPVRLSEQQLIDCSLDYGTNGCNGGFYTNAWDYLINMGGQVANATYPYKGTAGSCQYSQGITKVSGRLSRYIYLDSNERTILSALLQRGPITVSIAANSKFILYSSGIFDDDSCKNGTINHGVVLVGYGRANGTDYWIVRNSWGTSWGLNGYILMKRNVNICRLAEYAFLALL is encoded by the exons ATGACTGGCTTCACCATGAAACTGTTGACGTTGTTTCTTTGCTTATCTCTCACCGTCCTCGCCTTTGTCTCCTCGGCTGATGTTAAAGACGATGTGGACGTCAGCATGGTGAAGTTCAAAAAGTTCAAG AATCGATACAGGAAAAAGTACAGCAAAGGAGCGCAGTGTTCTTACTATCGACGCTGGAAGAACAGGAAGAAAATGGTTTTCAAACACAACCAGGCCGCTTTGCTCGGCAACAGCTCCTTCACGTTGGTGGACAACCAGTTTGCAGATGAA ACTGTCGAAGAATGGAATTCTTTACTGGGCCTTGTCATACCTGGCCAATTCAATTTGAAGAAGTTGGGAATCAAGGATTTGACAGCTGTCGATCCGAACAAGAGCGCTGAAGATCGGCAGGTGATTTCTTCCACAATAACAATCCCGTCGTCG TTGGATTTGCGCAGACACCGCTGCATGCCGCCCATCAAGAGTCAGTTAACCTGTGGGGCGTGCTGGGCTTTCATCGCCACTACATCCGTTGAATTTCAGTCGTGTTTAAAGAACAAAACCTCACCTGTCAGGTTGAG TGAACAGCAGCTGATCGACTGCAGCCTCGACTACGGCACCAATGGCTGCAACGGTGGTTTCTACACAAATGCCTGGGATTATCTCATCAACATGG GTGGGCAGGTGGCCAACGCTACATATCCTTATAAAGGAACG GCCGGATCTTGTCAATACAGCCAAGGCATCACCAAAGTCAGCGGTCGGTTATCGAGATACATTTACCTGGACAGCAACGAAAGAACCATTCTTTCGGCATTGCTGCAGAGGGGGCCCATCACCGTCTCCATTGCAGCCAATTCTAAATTCATCCTTTACAG CTCGGGGATCTTTGACGACGACTCGTGCAAGAACGGGACAATCAATCACGGCGTCGTCTTGGTGGGATACGGCAGGGCCAACGGCACCGACTACTGGATAGTCCGCAATTCGTGGGGGACTTCTTGGGGCCTCAACGGCTACATCCTGATGAAGCGGAACGTCAACATCTGTCGTCTGGCCGAGTACGCCTTCCTCGCCTTGCTCTAA
- the LOC124315484 gene encoding uncharacterized protein LOC124315484 isoform X1 gives MKAVQSAMAIRRQRRRRDEALRAKARRASHQSDHLMLSDSGDAGSMLSLDGVHNNNHNGGGGSRSAAHRHRQMMGGITTFHVGVVFFIMGLMLLISGILPGYANRQHQYWEEPKNGGTTATGTSTTSIWNRDAGSNRNAPLLLVTGSFLILVGIALVVANRIATRREDELFSRYISRKLAPARMTHQPVSSLLHPTSASSSNGHKDEMAGSSDDLHRVMSESPSSSQLQEPQCQSPGQLESITEESEAGGAERPPIKDELFWTSDVAPVHHHHHHHRGHHHHHNSNANKVLHYDEQDKCNHDNHNHHVGSSSTG, from the coding sequence atgaaggccGTTCAATCGGCCATGGCCATCCGGCGCCAGCGTCGGAGGCGGGACGAAGCGTTGCGGGCCAAGGCGCGACGGGCCAGCCACCAGTCGGACCATTTGATGTTGTCGGACAGCGGCGACGCCGGGAGCATGTTGAGCTTGGACGGGgtgcacaacaacaaccacaacggcggcggcgggaGCCGTTCGGCCGCTCACCGCCATCGTCAAATGATGGGCGGAATCACGACGTTTCACGTCGGAGTCGTTTTCTTTATCATGGGCCTCATGTTGCTCATTAGCGGCATCTTGCCCGGCTACGCCAACCGCCAACATCAATATTGGGAGGAGCCAAAAAATGGCGGTACCACCGCCACTGGCACTTCAACGACGTCGATTTGGAACCGAGACGCAGGAAGCAATCGCAACGCCCCTCTGCTCCTGGTGACGGGATCCTTCCTGATCCTGGTGGGCATAGCCCTGGTCGTGGCCAATCGCATCGCCACTCGACGAGAGGACGAGCTCTTTTCACGCTACATTAGCCGCAAATTGGCACCGGCCCGAATGACCCACCAGCCAGTCTCTTCGCTCCTCCATCCCAcgtcggccagcagcagcaacggtcATAAAGACGAGATGGCCGGCAGCAGTGACGACTTGCATCGAGTCATGAGCGAATCTCCTTCCTCCTCCCAACTGCAGGAGCCGCAATGCCAATCTCCCGGCCAACTCGAGTCCATCACTGAAGAATCGGAAGCCGGAGGAGCTGAACGGCCGCCCATCAAAGATGAGCTGTTCTGGACCAGCGATGTGGCGCCggttcaccaccaccaccaccaccaccgtggccaccatcaccaccacaacAGCAACGCCAACAAAGTGTTGCACTATGATGAGCAGGACAAATGCAATCACGACAATCACAATCATCACGTCGGTTCATCGTCAACCGGTTGA
- the LOC124315485 gene encoding mitochondrial glycine transporter A-like isoform X2: MAKCQQTQSRRQLARLSSDNKYDYKAEMCSTRKKRHVSFLGAFVSGASSGACSTVLFQPFDVVKTRLQENAAFGQSTQQRRGMMQVFGHIVQKEGPKTLWSGLIPSLWRCVPGVAIYFTSLEVMQSILLEGGNKPLDPWHALVVAASARCVAGVLLMPFTVIKTRFESGHFKYKNVAEALSSIYRLEGGRGLMTGLGATLARDVPFSAVYYAVYTQLKQLQPGSTMGKSFSCGLVAGIVASVVTHPADVVKTSMQLFPSRYQHRTREAVLSVYRRLGVKGFFSGLMPRLVRRSLVSALSWTVYDKH, translated from the exons ATGGCCAAATGTCAACAAACGCAGAGCAGACGACAACTAGCTCGTCTGTCCAGTGATAACAAATATGACTATAAAGCTGAAATGTGTAGCACTAGGAAAAAACGGCAT GTTTCATTTTTAGGTGCATTTGTATCTGGTGCATCATCTGGGGCTTGTTCCACAGTTCTGTTTCAGCCTTTTGATGTGGTCAAGACTCGATTGCAAGAAAATGCCGCTTTCGGACAAAGCACTCAGCAAAG GAGAGGCATGATGCAGGTATTCGGCCACATTGTACAGAAGGAAGGACCCAAAACGTTATGGTCTGGATTAATCCCA TCCTTGTGGAGATGCGTGCCTGGAGTAGCCATATATTTCACATCCCTCGAAGTCATGCAAAGCATTCTTCTCGAGGGAGGAAACAAGCCTTTAGATCCTTGGCACGCTCTGGTTGTTGCAGCCTCTGCCCGATGTGTGGCTGGAGTTTTGTTGATGCCTTTCACTGTGATCAAAACTCGTTTCGAG AGTGGGCACTTTAAGTACAAAAACGTGGCTGAAGCTCTGTCTTCCATCTACCGCTTAGAGGGTGGGCGCGGGCTGATGACAGGCCTGGGAGCAACACTCGCGAGGGATGTCCCGTTTTCGGCCGTCTACTACGCAGTTTACACTCAACTCAAACAACTCCAGCCGGGA TCGACCATGGGCAAGAGCTTCAGTTGTGGACTTGTGGCGGGCATCGTCGCCTCCGTGGTTACTCATCCGGCCGACGTCGTCAAGACTTCTATGCAGCTTTTCCCGTCACGCTATCAGCACCGCACACGGGAAGCTGTCCTCTCTGTTTACCGCCGCCTGGGAGTTAAAGGTTTCTTTTCCGGTCTGATGCCTCGCCTAGTCCGCCGAAGCCTCGTCTCCGCCTTATCCTGGACCGTCTACGACAAA cACTAG
- the LOC124315484 gene encoding uncharacterized protein LOC124315484 isoform X2: MIGAMPAVAVRHERQKQSRQQGAAFGTSRDTLLSNGVSTHHIRRSSRPVRPNHLPLGNRQRMCSSTSSVSSIVTPSYLSPVPLSSSASTCATPINTTTTLTTPRQQMREPLTAEEMATDYCCYGKPWQFPLLHVIVISLIMGITLMIVGLVQLKPNADSEAKKYLFLGSAAVCFTVGFISLAIRALRRYQFRNKGGTITLGQSSRRSILRDESGYSFCELDDHDRDTPVDSIALLQQRGFATP, translated from the exons ATGATTGGAGCCATGCCGGCTGTGGCGGTTCGGCACGAACGACAG AAGCAGAGCCGCCAACAAGGAGCCGCTTTCGGTACGAGTCGTGACACGCTGCTCAGCAATGGCGTCTCCACTCACCACATCCGACGCTCATCTCGACCCGTTCGACCCAACCACCTGCCACTCGGA aACCGGCAGCGGATGTGCAGCTCAACGTCGTCCGTGTCGAGCATCGTGACGCCGAGCTACTTGAGTCCGGTGCCGCTGTCGTCGTCGGCCTCGACCTGCGCCACGCCCAtcaacacgacgacgacgctgacGACGCCGCGCCAGCAAATGCGTGAGCCGCTGACGGCCGAGGAGATGGCCACCGACTATTGCTGCTACGGCAAGCCGTGGCAGTTCCCGCTCCTGCACGTCATCGTCATTTCGCTCATCATGGGCATCACGCTCATGATCGTCGGACTGGTCCAGCTCAAGCCCAACGCCGACTCGGAGGCCAAAAAGTATCTCTTCCTGGGCTCGGCCGCCGTCTGCTTCACCGTCGGCTTCATTTCGCTGGCCATCCGCGCACTCCGGCGCTACCAGTTCAGGAATAAAGGCGGAACCATCACCCTGGGGCAGTCCAGCAGGCGCAGCATTCTGAGGGACGAGTCCGGCTACAGCTTTTGCGAGCTGGACGATCACGATCGAGACACTCCCGTCGACTCGATTGCTCTTCTCCAGCAAAG ggGGTTCGCCACTCCGTGA